Proteins co-encoded in one Simkaniaceae bacterium genomic window:
- the gspE gene encoding type II secretion system ATPase GspE: MTNLKNNALSADMLREYADRYGMIFCDDLSRFPLIQDKIQKIPYALAKEKKILPLEDDHNRLLVAICNPRESDGLDEVRFLTGAVIEEVLTTEETLDKAIEACYRQKENMATDYIQNLKGARSDQIDFGDEQEYDLLAQNEGAKVVKLLNMILLEALQQKASDIHFEPTENGLVVRYRIDGVLQLRHHTPKDMQQQLITRIKVIAKLDIAEHRMPQDGRIKLKRGGKDVDFRVSTVPIVYGERIVLRILDKTNIMLRLDDVAMEESMLKQFRSFIRQNQGIILVTGPTGSGKTTTLYSAIADIQTNDINIMTIEDPVEYKLVQIAQIGVNHKIGLTFAKGLRHILRQDPDVVLIGEIRDRETADIAIQASLTGHLVLSTLHTNDAPSAITRLIDMGIEPYLLSSSLLAVLGQRLIRKICPHCKEAYSPTDEEFLELGLQKDARPFYIGKGCSHCFNVGYQGREAIYELLEVDSYIKQQLLMNPDASHLQRIAVERGMRTMRECGFDKILDGVTTSSEVLRVTRKIK, encoded by the coding sequence ATGACTAATCTCAAAAACAACGCCCTATCTGCTGATATGCTCCGGGAATATGCAGATCGTTATGGGATGATTTTTTGCGATGACCTTTCTCGTTTCCCTTTGATTCAAGATAAAATACAAAAGATCCCTTACGCTCTTGCGAAAGAAAAAAAGATTTTGCCTCTCGAAGATGACCACAATCGGCTCCTCGTGGCGATTTGCAATCCTCGAGAGAGCGATGGGCTCGATGAAGTGAGATTTCTTACGGGAGCGGTCATTGAAGAGGTTCTAACAACAGAAGAAACTTTAGACAAAGCTATCGAAGCCTGCTATCGCCAAAAAGAAAATATGGCGACTGACTACATCCAAAATTTAAAAGGTGCTCGGTCCGATCAAATTGATTTTGGTGATGAACAAGAGTATGATTTGCTTGCTCAGAATGAGGGTGCCAAAGTTGTCAAACTTCTCAATATGATTTTATTAGAAGCATTGCAGCAAAAAGCATCGGATATTCACTTTGAACCGACAGAGAATGGATTAGTTGTTCGTTATCGCATTGATGGGGTCCTTCAGTTAAGGCACCATACTCCCAAAGACATGCAGCAACAACTCATTACCCGTATCAAAGTCATCGCAAAACTCGATATTGCTGAGCATCGCATGCCACAAGATGGTCGTATTAAGTTGAAGCGGGGAGGGAAAGATGTCGATTTCAGGGTGAGTACGGTTCCTATTGTGTATGGAGAGCGTATTGTTTTGAGGATTCTCGATAAAACCAATATCATGTTGCGGCTCGATGATGTTGCCATGGAAGAGAGTATGCTGAAACAATTCCGCTCTTTTATTCGGCAAAACCAGGGGATTATTTTAGTCACCGGCCCCACCGGATCAGGAAAAACGACAACACTCTATAGTGCAATTGCCGACATTCAAACCAATGATATTAATATCATGACGATTGAAGACCCCGTTGAATATAAGTTAGTGCAAATTGCGCAAATTGGTGTGAACCACAAAATTGGGCTCACTTTTGCGAAGGGGCTTCGACATATTTTGAGGCAAGACCCCGATGTTGTTTTAATCGGAGAAATTAGAGATCGAGAAACGGCTGATATCGCAATTCAAGCTTCCCTTACCGGTCACTTGGTTTTGAGTACTCTACACACAAATGATGCCCCTTCGGCGATCACAAGACTCATTGACATGGGGATTGAACCCTATTTATTATCATCTTCCCTTTTAGCGGTATTAGGCCAAAGGTTGATCAGAAAAATTTGTCCTCATTGTAAAGAGGCCTATTCACCGACAGATGAAGAATTTTTAGAGCTTGGTCTTCAAAAAGATGCTCGACCTTTTTATATCGGTAAAGGGTGCAGTCATTGCTTTAATGTTGGCTATCAAGGTCGGGAAGCGATCTATGAATTATTAGAAGTGGATAGTTATATCAAACAGCAATTATTGATGAACCCCGATGCAAGTCATCTCCAAAGAATTGCCGTTGAAAGAGGGATGAGAACGATGAGAGAATGTGGTTTTGATAAAATATTGGACGGAGTAACGACAAGTTCGGAAGTTTTGCGTGTCACACGGAAAATTAAATAA
- a CDS encoding DUF2225 domain-containing protein, protein MSHLDDRLINALTEPQKGIKEMIIESMRYIFAGILFSAICISGFYFLFTSRAHKENDFIAFEALKHEFQAQNDSQIKQLEGFGKKYPELKMQIEHLMAKTCIENNKMPEALLHAEKLLSSASEKTQVYQDFSRTSLLIEEGSFPAALKAALDLKTRLLSNAKESKQAMFAQILLFNQLRIALMYRELGKVQEELMALEELNGYLSQNEQYQNFNLPAESMTKFQKHLQSGQVSLLDFISMRQKTLSPQPT, encoded by the coding sequence ATGTCTCATTTAGATGATCGCTTAATCAATGCTCTCACTGAACCTCAAAAGGGGATCAAAGAGATGATTATAGAAAGTATGCGTTATATTTTTGCGGGAATTTTGTTTTCGGCAATTTGTATTTCCGGTTTTTATTTTCTTTTCACTAGTCGTGCACATAAAGAAAATGATTTTATTGCCTTTGAGGCATTAAAACACGAGTTTCAGGCTCAAAATGATTCACAAATCAAACAATTGGAAGGTTTTGGGAAAAAATACCCTGAATTAAAAATGCAAATAGAACATTTAATGGCCAAAACATGCATCGAAAATAATAAGATGCCCGAGGCTTTGCTGCATGCTGAAAAGCTGCTCTCATCAGCCTCTGAAAAGACGCAAGTTTATCAGGATTTTTCAAGAACATCACTATTAATAGAAGAAGGCTCATTTCCTGCTGCATTAAAGGCTGCGCTTGATTTGAAAACGCGGTTATTATCAAACGCTAAAGAGTCGAAACAGGCTATGTTTGCTCAAATTTTATTATTCAATCAATTGAGAATTGCTTTGATGTATCGCGAGCTTGGAAAGGTGCAGGAAGAGCTAATGGCGTTAGAAGAGCTCAATGGGTATTTATCTCAAAATGAGCAATATCAGAATTTCAATTTGCCTGCAGAATCAATGACTAAATTTCAAAAGCACCTTCAATCGGGACAGGTGTCTCTTTTAGATTTTATTTCTATGAGACAAAAAACGTTATCCCCTCAGCCAACGTGA
- the mutY gene encoding A/G-specific adenine glycosylase, which produces MNALSDFIHAIRQWFYQHKRELPWRKNPTPYSVWVSEVMLQQTQVNVVIPYYLKWLDRFPTVEALAGASEEEVIKIWEGLGYYSRARGLLKGAQEIVRKFQGEIPNDRAQLESIPGIGPYTSGAILNFAFHCKADAIDGNVMRVLSRLFAVEADISIARTRQAFREILMDLLEPNRSWEIMESLIELGALVCQKTPQCHRCPVVDHCIAHKRGIQMHLPQKKKQAKITHLHRQTVALLWDEKVLLIKQNEKLMRNLWCFPYFESDRQYTINELRQEVVRRYGHEIDFLDQMGTIEHGFTRYRATLYPSIWKISQFKKEVQVQLMPQFEWIPLDRLNDIPFPSGHRLIKERLVSNLIIN; this is translated from the coding sequence ATGAATGCTTTATCTGATTTCATACATGCCATACGCCAATGGTTTTATCAACATAAAAGAGAGCTCCCCTGGAGGAAAAATCCAACGCCTTATTCTGTATGGGTTTCCGAAGTTATGCTTCAGCAGACGCAAGTCAATGTTGTAATCCCCTATTATCTAAAATGGTTGGATCGGTTTCCAACCGTTGAGGCCCTCGCTGGGGCTTCAGAGGAGGAGGTGATTAAAATATGGGAAGGTCTTGGGTATTATTCAAGGGCGAGGGGCTTATTAAAAGGAGCTCAAGAAATTGTCAGAAAATTTCAAGGGGAGATTCCAAATGATCGAGCTCAATTGGAATCTATTCCGGGAATAGGGCCATATACATCCGGAGCCATACTCAACTTTGCTTTTCATTGTAAAGCTGATGCAATTGATGGGAATGTCATGAGGGTTTTATCGCGATTATTCGCGGTGGAGGCTGATATATCGATTGCGCGAACTAGGCAAGCCTTCCGAGAAATATTGATGGATCTATTAGAGCCCAATCGCTCTTGGGAGATCATGGAAAGTTTAATTGAACTGGGAGCTTTGGTTTGTCAAAAGACGCCTCAGTGTCATCGCTGCCCCGTAGTCGATCATTGTATTGCTCATAAGCGAGGGATACAGATGCATCTCCCCCAAAAAAAGAAGCAAGCTAAAATTACGCACCTTCATCGACAAACAGTGGCTCTTTTATGGGATGAGAAGGTGTTGTTAATCAAGCAGAATGAAAAATTGATGAGGAATTTATGGTGTTTTCCTTATTTTGAAAGTGATCGGCAATATACGATCAATGAATTAAGGCAAGAGGTTGTCCGGCGATATGGACATGAAATCGATTTTTTAGATCAAATGGGAACCATTGAGCATGGTTTTACGCGTTATAGAGCCACCTTATATCCCTCAATTTGGAAAATCAGCCAATTCAAAAAAGAGGTTCAGGTCCAATTAATGCCCCAATTTGAATGGATACCGCTAGATCGGCTTAATGATATTCCATTTCCAAGTGGGCATCGCTTGATTAAAGAGAGACTTGTCTCCAATTTGATAATCAATTAG
- a CDS encoding CDP-glycerol glycerophosphotransferase family protein: protein MKNRLRSDDDNFSNESFLKLSHIAAYLIGNYMHHLDHLAPLASLLDIPLIIDDASLVLQAKKYYPHLKIFTLYEQSTIRNALPNLLAVITCHPKKMAQVSLFPLEHLIGHPLQPIWCPHGNSDKGAHSFFMEALADDDYLLVYGNKMIDFLRDKNALSHHAKIIQVGHYRYEYFKNNQLNVQIRLKADAKKQLLNSEKHKYRILYAPTWQPASETHLLIEELNAFKCLSHYDILIKLHPNTLSLSDPHLLSVLYQLEDLPHITFVNDLPIIHPILNSVDLYIGDTSSIGYDFLVFNRPMIFIVHSEKQHLDKGPLYLHRCGYCLHFGQCADLESLIDKALMSTHNDPFYAIRQETYAYTFTPLPSGMRLKDWIGGQLSNIRLHV from the coding sequence ATGAAAAACAGATTGAGATCAGATGATGACAACTTTTCAAATGAATCCTTTCTTAAGTTAAGCCATATTGCAGCCTATCTCATTGGGAATTATATGCACCATCTCGATCACCTTGCTCCCCTTGCATCTCTGCTCGACATTCCACTCATCATTGACGATGCGTCACTCGTGCTTCAAGCCAAAAAATATTATCCCCATCTGAAGATTTTTACTCTGTATGAACAAAGCACGATTCGAAATGCCCTGCCAAATCTTCTTGCTGTGATTACATGTCACCCCAAAAAAATGGCTCAAGTGAGCCTATTCCCACTAGAGCATTTAATAGGACACCCCCTCCAGCCCATCTGGTGCCCACATGGAAATTCTGATAAAGGAGCGCATTCATTTTTTATGGAGGCTCTTGCCGATGACGATTATTTGTTGGTTTATGGGAATAAAATGATTGATTTTCTTAGAGATAAAAATGCACTTTCACATCATGCTAAAATAATCCAAGTGGGTCATTACCGATATGAATATTTTAAGAACAACCAACTAAATGTTCAGATTCGATTGAAAGCAGACGCAAAAAAACAACTCTTGAATTCCGAGAAACATAAATACCGTATTTTGTATGCGCCCACTTGGCAACCCGCCTCAGAAACCCATTTGCTGATTGAAGAGCTTAATGCATTCAAGTGCCTTTCACACTATGATATCCTAATCAAGCTCCATCCAAATACACTATCCCTGTCTGATCCACATCTTCTGAGTGTCCTCTATCAACTCGAAGACCTTCCCCATATTACCTTTGTCAATGACCTTCCGATTATTCACCCTATTCTAAATTCCGTTGATCTCTATATTGGAGATACATCTTCGATAGGCTACGATTTTTTGGTTTTTAACCGGCCCATGATATTTATCGTTCACTCTGAGAAACAACACTTAGATAAAGGCCCTCTATATCTTCATCGCTGCGGTTACTGCCTTCACTTTGGCCAATGCGCTGATTTAGAGTCACTGATTGATAAAGCGTTAATGTCAACACACAACGATCCATTTTACGCCATTCGACAAGAAACTTATGCCTATACTTTCACTCCGCTACCGAGCGGGATGCGTCTGAAGGATTGGATAGGGGGGCAATTGTCGAATATACGCCTTCATGTCTAA
- a CDS encoding glycosyltransferase family 2 protein, with protein sequence MIRCKPILLLCILLSCSRFFADNTAKRSLSIHQYRPFVVLICSYNNEVYVKKNLESVFSQSYKNFRVIYVDDHSSDSTYCKMMEMVRNKHNPCKVQVYRNSQNLGGMFNTYRAVHSMRNWEIVVILDGDDWFPHPDVLKNLNSYYQSDNVWLTYGQYREWPSGRIGLNAPCSIEELRHAQLRKKVWKTSHLRTFYAGLFKKIHKNDLMHQKKFISASADQAFMLPMLDMAREHAFFIPEVMYIYNKSNANSDFRHKAKEQLDMKAYIRQLPPYPILQTHPAR encoded by the coding sequence TTGATTCGATGTAAACCTATTTTACTTCTCTGTATTTTACTGAGTTGCAGTAGATTTTTTGCCGATAATACTGCAAAGCGCTCTTTATCTATTCATCAGTATCGCCCCTTTGTCGTGCTCATCTGCTCATATAATAATGAAGTCTATGTGAAAAAAAATCTGGAATCGGTTTTTTCTCAATCATATAAGAATTTTAGGGTGATATATGTCGATGATCACTCATCAGATTCGACCTATTGCAAAATGATGGAGATGGTTAGGAACAAACACAACCCTTGTAAGGTTCAGGTTTACCGCAATTCACAAAATCTGGGGGGAATGTTTAATACATATCGAGCTGTCCATTCGATGAGAAATTGGGAAATTGTTGTGATCCTTGATGGAGATGATTGGTTCCCCCATCCGGATGTATTAAAGAATCTCAACTCCTATTACCAATCAGATAATGTTTGGCTTACCTATGGACAATACCGAGAATGGCCATCCGGACGGATCGGTCTAAATGCCCCGTGCTCAATAGAAGAACTGAGGCATGCCCAATTGAGAAAAAAAGTCTGGAAGACTTCCCATCTACGTACCTTTTATGCCGGCTTATTCAAAAAAATTCATAAAAATGACTTAATGCATCAGAAGAAATTTATTTCGGCATCTGCAGATCAAGCTTTTATGCTCCCGATGCTTGATATGGCTAGGGAACACGCCTTCTTCATTCCGGAAGTTATGTATATATATAACAAATCAAATGCCAATAGCGATTTTAGACATAAGGCAAAAGAACAATTAGACATGAAGGCGTATATTCGACAATTGCCCCCCTATCCAATCCTTCAGACGCATCCCGCTCGGTAG
- a CDS encoding aromatic amino acid transaminase yields the protein MNIFDKAELIPPDPIFGLVQTFNDDIRPNKVDLMVGVYRDEHLKCKSMDVIRKAISIIAQKNESPNYLPFLGDATYLKLTSQLLFGAHFETYRDRIIAAQGIGGTGALHIAGKFLQTMGCRTMYVPDPTWENHLKIFKYLGFELKTYPYFSIEKGKLLIDELKSTFSLLKEGDVVLLQTSCHNPSGHDPLIEDWKWISEEMKKRGAIALFDTAYQGFKVSLEEDVLPIQYFIQEGNSFLSTLSFSKNFSLYCERISSLFIVLSDPSSYSRVESNIKSIIRGTYSNPPRFGAEVIKTILSDSTLKAEWIVELSHARERIQKMRRELAHALKQAIPERNWESLSLAHGMFSFIGLEPNLVKQLREEYGIYMTGKGRINVSGLNASNLSIVIDAVKQVIEKKNFKCDM from the coding sequence CTGAATTAATTCCTCCCGATCCAATTTTTGGGCTTGTTCAAACCTTTAATGATGATATTAGGCCTAATAAAGTGGATTTAATGGTGGGTGTTTATCGAGATGAGCATCTTAAATGTAAAAGCATGGATGTCATCCGCAAAGCAATTTCAATCATTGCGCAAAAAAATGAAAGTCCAAATTATTTGCCCTTTTTAGGAGATGCTACTTATCTCAAACTGACATCACAGTTATTATTTGGGGCGCATTTTGAGACATATCGCGATAGAATCATTGCAGCGCAGGGCATTGGTGGAACAGGTGCTCTTCATATTGCGGGTAAGTTTTTGCAGACAATGGGATGCCGTACAATGTATGTTCCGGATCCTACATGGGAAAACCATCTTAAAATCTTTAAATATCTTGGATTTGAGCTAAAAACCTATCCTTATTTCAGTATCGAAAAAGGCAAGTTGTTAATAGATGAACTAAAAAGCACTTTTTCTCTGCTTAAGGAAGGGGATGTCGTCCTATTACAGACAAGTTGCCATAATCCTTCGGGCCATGATCCATTGATAGAGGATTGGAAATGGATCAGTGAAGAGATGAAAAAAAGAGGGGCCATTGCGTTATTTGATACGGCATATCAGGGATTTAAAGTGAGTTTAGAAGAAGATGTTCTTCCAATCCAATATTTTATTCAGGAAGGGAACTCTTTTTTATCGACGCTATCATTTTCCAAGAATTTTTCACTCTATTGTGAGCGTATTTCATCATTATTTATCGTACTCTCCGATCCCTCTTCCTATTCTCGTGTTGAATCTAATATCAAGTCGATTATTCGTGGGACTTATTCCAATCCCCCCCGTTTTGGTGCTGAGGTTATTAAGACCATTTTATCGGATTCAACTCTAAAGGCGGAGTGGATAGTGGAATTGAGTCATGCTAGAGAGAGAATTCAAAAAATGCGTCGAGAGTTAGCTCATGCTCTCAAACAGGCCATTCCGGAACGAAATTGGGAATCATTGTCTTTGGCACATGGAATGTTCTCCTTTATCGGATTGGAGCCGAACCTCGTTAAACAATTGAGAGAAGAATATGGGATTTACATGACGGGAAAGGGAAGAATCAATGTCTCGGGTCTCAATGCTTCTAATCTTTCTATTGTTATCGATGCCGTTAAGCAAGTTATAGAAAAAAAGAACTTCAAATGCGATATGTAA